In one Corallococcus sp. EGB genomic region, the following are encoded:
- a CDS encoding NTP transferase domain-containing protein, protein MTIAVILLAAGGSTRLGQPKQLLRHEGASLVRRAAERALAASPAVTVVLGARREEVASELDGLPVRRVDNPDWALGQGSSLRAGLRALPPDVDGALLMLCDQVRVDAAHLRSLIATFERTRAPIVASAYADTRGVPALFARALFPELESLPPTGGARGLIARDPSRVVEVALPGGEEDVDTVEDTLRLTGSGHGG, encoded by the coding sequence ATGACCATCGCCGTCATCCTGCTCGCCGCGGGAGGCTCAACGCGGCTGGGCCAGCCCAAGCAACTGCTCCGGCATGAGGGCGCGTCGCTGGTGCGGCGCGCGGCGGAGCGGGCCCTGGCCGCGAGCCCGGCGGTGACCGTCGTGCTCGGTGCGCGGCGCGAGGAAGTCGCCTCGGAGCTGGACGGGCTGCCCGTGCGGCGCGTGGACAACCCGGACTGGGCGCTGGGCCAGGGCTCGTCGCTGCGCGCGGGCCTGCGGGCACTTCCTCCGGACGTGGACGGCGCCCTCCTGATGCTCTGCGACCAGGTCCGCGTGGACGCGGCCCACCTGCGCTCGCTCATCGCCACCTTCGAGCGCACGCGCGCGCCCATCGTCGCATCCGCCTACGCGGACACCCGGGGCGTCCCCGCCCTCTTCGCCCGCGCCCTCTTCCCCGAGTTGGAGTCCCTGCCTCCCACGGGCGGCGCGCGCGGGCTCATCGCTCGCGACCCTTCGCGCGTCGTGGAGGTTGCGCTGCCCGGCGGCGAGGAGGACGTGGACACCGTCGAGGACACCCTGCGCCTCACGGGCTCCGGACACGGTGGGTGA
- a CDS encoding AI-2E family transporter, with translation MKAARKGVPVYVPPRTVWSVGAQVVLLVLLGAALRRLGPVLTLLAAALLVGLAVEPVVRRLQAWGLRRGLGVALVALALLGIIGLLILTVVPMLVDQLQHLVEAAPGFLDELTQAPWVRRLDARFGVLAHPQNAFTVEPGGLAKPLISVLSSTVELLGAGVTGLALAAFGLLFGQDLYASILGWVRPRNRPRVRRIVSRMREAVGNYLVGTLLIVTVGGACTAGLSLALGVPYFLPLGLMAMVLGLIPYIGSVVTVVLVTATTLASVGSKRAILALVLLVLYQQLEAHLLGPLVQRRAIRMNPLLISMVALAGGAVAGLLGVILAVPTAAAAQVLLTEVQRERRKAWRREKHLTVPPARAGNADEALLAGPREPPGPEARRAPAADSGHPGSPH, from the coding sequence ATGAAGGCTGCGCGCAAGGGGGTTCCCGTCTACGTGCCGCCCCGGACGGTGTGGTCGGTCGGGGCCCAGGTGGTGCTGCTCGTGCTGCTGGGCGCGGCCCTTCGAAGGCTGGGGCCCGTGCTCACGCTGCTGGCGGCGGCGCTGCTGGTGGGGCTGGCGGTGGAGCCCGTCGTGCGCCGGCTGCAGGCCTGGGGGCTGCGCCGGGGCCTGGGCGTGGCGCTCGTCGCGCTGGCGCTGCTGGGCATCATCGGCCTGCTCATCCTCACCGTGGTTCCGATGCTCGTGGATCAGCTCCAGCACCTGGTGGAGGCGGCGCCGGGCTTCCTGGATGAGCTGACGCAGGCCCCCTGGGTGCGCAGGCTGGACGCCCGCTTCGGCGTGCTGGCGCATCCGCAGAACGCGTTCACCGTGGAGCCGGGGGGGCTGGCGAAGCCGCTCATCAGCGTGCTGTCGTCCACGGTGGAGCTGTTGGGCGCGGGCGTCACGGGGCTGGCGCTGGCCGCGTTTGGCCTGCTCTTCGGACAGGACCTCTACGCGAGCATCCTGGGCTGGGTGCGCCCCCGCAACCGCCCCCGCGTGCGCCGCATCGTGAGCCGGATGCGCGAGGCGGTGGGGAACTACCTCGTCGGCACGCTGCTCATCGTCACCGTGGGCGGCGCCTGCACGGCCGGCTTGTCGCTGGCGCTGGGCGTGCCGTACTTCCTGCCGCTCGGCCTGATGGCGATGGTGCTGGGGCTCATCCCGTACATCGGCAGCGTCGTCACCGTGGTGCTGGTGACCGCCACCACGCTGGCGTCGGTGGGGTCCAAGCGCGCCATCCTCGCGCTGGTGCTGCTCGTGCTCTATCAGCAACTCGAGGCCCACCTGCTCGGGCCCCTGGTGCAGCGGCGCGCCATCCGGATGAACCCGCTGCTCATCTCGATGGTGGCGCTCGCGGGCGGCGCCGTCGCGGGGCTCCTGGGCGTCATCCTCGCGGTGCCGACAGCGGCGGCGGCGCAGGTGCTGCTCACGGAGGTGCAGCGCGAGCGACGCAAGGCCTGGAGGCGTGAGAAGCACCTGACGGTTCCACCCGCCAGAGCGGGGAACGCGGACGAGGCACTGTTGGCGGGTCCACGGGAGCCGCCGGGACCTGAAGCACGGCGTGCGCCCGCGGCCGACTCCGGGCATCCTGGGTCACCGCACTGA
- the rpiA gene encoding ribose-5-phosphate isomerase RpiA produces the protein MTSDESVSATFKRAAAERAVDFIQPGMVVGLGTGSTAAYAVRRLGALLAAGTLKDVVGIPTSRATEALAASLGVPLTTLDVHPVVDLTIDGADEVAPDLSLIKGGGGALLREKVVAQASRREIIVVDAPKLSPRLGTKWPVPVEVLPFGWRSQALFLESLGARVVARLALDGTPYHTDQGNVVLDCDFGPISDPAGLAAKLEARAGVMAHGLFLNLTTDLVVAGPDGITHRVRSP, from the coding sequence ATGACTTCCGACGAAAGTGTTTCCGCTACCTTCAAGCGCGCGGCGGCGGAGCGCGCGGTGGACTTCATCCAGCCGGGCATGGTGGTGGGGCTGGGCACGGGCAGCACGGCCGCGTACGCGGTGCGGCGGCTGGGCGCGCTGCTCGCCGCGGGGACGTTGAAGGACGTGGTGGGCATCCCCACGTCCCGCGCCACCGAGGCCCTGGCCGCGTCCCTGGGCGTGCCGCTCACCACGCTGGACGTGCACCCGGTGGTGGACCTCACCATCGACGGCGCGGACGAGGTGGCGCCGGACCTGTCGCTCATCAAGGGCGGCGGCGGGGCGCTCTTGCGCGAGAAGGTGGTGGCGCAGGCCAGCCGCCGCGAAATCATCGTGGTGGACGCGCCCAAGCTGTCACCCCGGCTGGGCACGAAGTGGCCGGTGCCGGTGGAGGTGCTGCCCTTCGGCTGGCGCTCGCAGGCCCTGTTCCTGGAGTCGCTGGGCGCGCGCGTGGTGGCGCGGCTCGCGCTGGATGGGACGCCGTACCACACGGATCAGGGCAACGTGGTGCTGGACTGTGACTTCGGTCCCATCAGCGACCCCGCGGGGCTGGCCGCGAAGCTGGAGGCCCGGGCCGGGGTGATGGCGCACGGCCTGTTCCTGAACCTGACCACCGACCTGGTGGTGGCCGGGCCCGACGGCATCACCCACCGTGTCCGGAGCCCGTGA
- a CDS encoding endonuclease/exonuclease/phosphatase family protein, translated as MKMPEVLEHLPAVGALLGRKPGGQEDVLPKRDPTLTLPDFHAVPLPNSERRLGDGRTLIVHHPAPRAPRGPGLTVMSYNILMGGERQEALLEYFTQLEAQDRMPDVIGMQEAGVPMSVLLASRFGFHLVYQGSDGDNGTRLVNGKAWLSRHPIADAAHFTYVLTDAERNDAIARQGYAGELVEDRGVLWVKLLVEGRPIYLYNLHHALGDSGINALNLRQLNALLRRREGVPAVVLGDFNANTAIKRGGSWLVAHLLHPKQDNDTDTIEEFRQRYGDDMHNVTVGDRGVGNIADPRLRHELHVLEQELPETVCHATAVRVRLADQSLTTPQHARQELGSGQIPKGSPAWWRLQDIADCATLTSHPDSHGVVHATGKRFDNFYATRSLAPVLFEVDRSTESSDHQPVVAHYRFGEGHAPVPPSH; from the coding sequence ATGAAGATGCCCGAAGTGCTGGAGCACCTGCCCGCCGTCGGAGCCCTGCTCGGACGCAAACCGGGCGGGCAGGAGGACGTCTTGCCGAAGCGTGACCCCACTCTCACCCTGCCGGACTTCCATGCCGTGCCGCTACCCAACAGCGAGCGCCGGCTGGGAGACGGCCGCACGCTCATCGTGCACCACCCCGCGCCGCGCGCGCCCCGGGGACCGGGCCTCACGGTGATGAGCTACAACATCCTCATGGGCGGCGAGCGTCAGGAGGCGCTGCTGGAGTACTTCACCCAGTTGGAGGCCCAGGACCGCATGCCGGACGTCATCGGCATGCAGGAGGCGGGCGTGCCCATGTCGGTGCTGCTCGCGTCCCGCTTCGGCTTCCACCTAGTCTACCAGGGCAGCGACGGCGACAACGGCACCCGGCTGGTGAACGGCAAGGCCTGGCTGAGCCGCCACCCCATCGCGGACGCCGCGCACTTCACCTACGTCCTCACCGACGCCGAGCGCAACGACGCCATCGCGCGCCAGGGCTACGCGGGCGAGCTGGTGGAGGACCGGGGCGTGCTGTGGGTGAAGCTCCTGGTCGAGGGCCGCCCCATCTACCTCTACAACCTGCACCACGCGCTGGGGGACTCGGGCATCAACGCCCTCAACCTGCGCCAGCTCAACGCGCTGCTGCGCCGCCGCGAGGGCGTGCCCGCCGTCGTGCTGGGCGACTTCAACGCCAACACCGCCATCAAGCGCGGCGGCTCCTGGCTGGTGGCGCACCTGCTGCACCCGAAGCAGGACAACGACACGGACACCATCGAGGAGTTCCGCCAGCGCTACGGCGACGACATGCACAACGTCACCGTGGGCGACCGCGGCGTGGGCAACATCGCGGACCCGCGCCTGCGCCACGAGCTGCACGTGCTGGAGCAGGAGCTGCCGGAGACGGTGTGCCACGCGACGGCGGTGCGCGTGCGGCTGGCGGACCAGTCCCTGACGACGCCCCAGCACGCCCGGCAGGAGCTGGGCTCCGGCCAGATTCCCAAGGGCAGCCCCGCGTGGTGGCGCCTGCAGGACATCGCGGACTGCGCCACGCTCACCTCGCACCCGGACAGCCACGGCGTGGTGCACGCCACGGGCAAGCGCTTCGACAACTTCTACGCGACGCGCTCGCTGGCCCCGGTCCTCTTCGAGGTGGACCGCTCCACGGAGTCCTCGGACCACCAGCCGGTGGTGGCGCACTACCGCTTCGGCGAAGGCCACGCCCCGGTCCCGCCGTCCCACTGA
- a CDS encoding XdhC family protein yields the protein MKELEDLLRACGRASGPVVLATVVAVSGSSYRRPGARMVMGPDGWLAGGVSGGCLEGDLVRKAFFWTSGGPRVLRYDTTGDAAEDEGGLSFALGCNGVVDILLERWEPGPGDALGFAAEARKQSLRAVVATVYRGPEDAVGTRLMLREDGVSAGNLTGALREPVREAATEALVRGVSWSGACGGAEVLVEVVEPAPPVVVFGSGFDVAPVVARAQGLGWHLTVVADRPVELLRRRFPLAHAHVASRASEVSQKVPLSARSLVLVMTHSLPQDRELLERLVPLPVRYLGVLGPRSRTERILRELAQPPTASQLEKLHAPMGLDLGAEGAEEIALSIIAEVQSVLAGRGGGRLRERQAPIHADAAPPERRSA from the coding sequence ATGAAGGAACTCGAAGACCTGCTGCGGGCATGCGGGCGCGCCTCCGGCCCGGTGGTGCTGGCGACGGTGGTGGCCGTGTCCGGCTCGTCGTATCGGCGCCCGGGCGCCCGCATGGTGATGGGCCCGGACGGATGGCTCGCGGGCGGGGTGAGCGGCGGGTGCCTCGAGGGCGACCTCGTGCGCAAGGCGTTCTTCTGGACGTCGGGAGGGCCGCGCGTGCTGCGCTACGACACCACCGGTGACGCCGCGGAGGACGAGGGCGGGCTGTCCTTCGCGCTCGGGTGCAACGGCGTGGTGGACATCCTGCTGGAGCGCTGGGAGCCGGGGCCGGGTGACGCGCTGGGCTTCGCGGCGGAGGCGCGCAAGCAGTCGCTGCGCGCGGTGGTGGCCACGGTGTACCGGGGCCCCGAGGACGCGGTGGGAACTCGGCTGATGCTGCGCGAGGACGGCGTGTCCGCGGGGAACCTCACGGGCGCGCTGCGGGAGCCGGTGCGCGAGGCGGCGACGGAGGCGCTGGTGCGCGGCGTGTCTTGGAGCGGCGCGTGCGGTGGCGCGGAGGTGCTGGTGGAGGTGGTGGAGCCGGCGCCGCCGGTGGTGGTGTTCGGCAGCGGCTTCGACGTCGCGCCCGTGGTGGCTCGCGCGCAGGGACTGGGCTGGCACCTGACGGTGGTGGCGGACCGGCCCGTGGAGCTCTTGCGCCGCAGGTTCCCGCTGGCCCACGCGCATGTCGCGTCGCGGGCCAGCGAGGTGTCGCAGAAGGTGCCGCTGTCCGCGCGCAGCCTGGTGCTGGTGATGACGCACAGCCTGCCGCAAGACCGGGAGCTGCTGGAGCGGCTGGTGCCGCTGCCGGTGCGATACCTGGGCGTGCTCGGGCCCCGCTCCCGGACGGAGCGCATCCTGCGGGAGCTGGCGCAGCCGCCCACCGCCTCGCAGCTGGAGAAGCTGCACGCGCCCATGGGGTTGGACCTGGGCGCGGAGGGCGCGGAGGAGATTGCGCTGTCCATCATCGCGGAGGTGCAGTCGGTGCTCGCCGGCCGCGGCGGGGGACGGCTGCGGGAGCGGCAGGCGCCCATCCACGCGGACGCGGCCCCGCCGGAGCGCAGGTCGGCGTGA
- a CDS encoding VOC family protein produces the protein MDKPQTMRSFVKLLVTDAEASVRFYEGLGFERIAAEPPILRLQWGGESDVYLVSPPPGLKLEGRKGMGVLVGFRAGSDGVDAVAAKAAALGAHLEGPTLQPWYTREIVVTDPDGYRLNFIEPA, from the coding sequence ATGGACAAGCCCCAGACGATGCGGTCGTTCGTGAAGCTGCTGGTGACGGATGCGGAGGCCTCCGTGCGCTTCTATGAAGGCCTCGGCTTCGAACGCATCGCGGCGGAGCCGCCCATCCTCCGCCTCCAGTGGGGCGGCGAGTCGGATGTGTACCTCGTGAGCCCTCCTCCAGGGCTGAAGCTGGAGGGACGAAAGGGCATGGGCGTGCTGGTGGGCTTCCGCGCGGGCTCGGACGGCGTGGACGCGGTGGCCGCGAAGGCGGCGGCGCTGGGCGCGCACCTGGAGGGCCCCACCCTCCAGCCCTGGTACACCCGCGAAATCGTCGTCACGGATCCGGACGGCTACCGGCTCAACTTCATCGAGCCCGCCTGA
- a CDS encoding amino acid adenylation domain-containing protein, whose amino-acid sequence MALPSTLRLPPTAEIAFGATVLKQPELLRRAARVARRLRAEWDVGPGDRVGLMVVPGPEVIPAILGIWMAGAAYVPLDPFLPDERLLRILRDAGLRGVVTQRMHRVSVGLLETWLGAPLPFLEADAAAGADGVEDGEVPDVIDAPADRPAYLIYTSGSTGEPKGVVCTFRGLVNLVHGVAPLLGLGPDTRHLQFASINFDASVWEVFPTLFAGGAVVQGTREDLLPGRRMAEYLRKQRVTHLCLPPSVLGQLGPHVDTLPDVACVVMAGERCPAPLAERWHASGRRVFNAYGPTEGTVCATAYRVQGGESPVPIGQALPGVRLRVVGPEGQDVADGVTGEVWIGGEGVAEGYRNQPERTRERFPTDARGDRWYRTGDEAVRRADGALTFLGRMDQQVKLRGFRIELEAIEQALYAYPGVAQAAVTVFEHTDAQGQTTGLLVAYHSVQEGHTVSLDALRGHLGVVLPDYMVPHRFVALPRLPLMPHLGKVDRQALPPPADWAGATASAPRAQAASTPAAPATPIEKLCRAFERGLRAAPGTVTATTHFFQAGGDSLGVAHVLAQVEEDFGVSLPSRRVYSHPTPLLLLPFCEAGAAPAEAGPQAVRATLLTDARSVALPRLTGPAPAAQPPRTLLLTGATGFLGVHLLAALAPRVERIHCLVRARDDAEAGARLRATARKYGVHLPWRDGRIQAVAGDITRTRLGLEASVHDALALQCDAVVHSAASISYILPYADAGRPNVVGTQQVLAFSAHGRVKPLHHVSSLSVHGAVGTLLGVEEVDEDFALERSLDLMAYENGYTRAKWVAERIARDARDSGLPVSIYRPGFIQGHSRTGIGNADDMLCRLLVGCAQLGLSPDLPDKYWLPVPVDYVASATAHLVLTQAPGGTYNLAPEREQEPSHNALFDMLGAHGHPVRRVAPAVWLRELGRVGPDNALFPLVAFLREKVYHGTRTVLELHHRTPRLRTDHTRAALAGTDLQCLDFDAALLGRYVKDLFARHRCAALAA is encoded by the coding sequence ATGGCCCTCCCGTCCACGCTGCGTCTTCCCCCGACCGCGGAAATCGCCTTCGGAGCCACGGTGCTGAAACAGCCGGAGCTGCTGCGCCGGGCGGCCCGGGTGGCTCGGCGGCTGCGCGCCGAGTGGGACGTGGGGCCGGGAGACCGCGTGGGCTTGATGGTGGTGCCCGGGCCGGAGGTCATCCCGGCCATCCTGGGCATCTGGATGGCGGGCGCGGCCTACGTGCCATTGGATCCGTTCCTCCCCGACGAGCGGCTCCTGCGCATCCTGCGCGACGCGGGCCTGCGCGGCGTCGTCACCCAGCGCATGCACCGCGTCTCCGTGGGGCTCCTGGAGACGTGGCTCGGCGCGCCCCTGCCCTTCCTGGAGGCGGATGCGGCGGCGGGGGCGGACGGCGTGGAGGACGGCGAGGTCCCGGACGTCATCGACGCGCCGGCGGACCGGCCCGCGTACCTCATCTACACCTCCGGCAGCACCGGCGAGCCCAAGGGCGTGGTGTGCACGTTCCGGGGCCTGGTGAACCTGGTGCACGGCGTGGCGCCGCTGTTGGGGCTGGGGCCGGACACGCGGCACCTGCAGTTCGCGAGCATCAACTTCGACGCGTCGGTGTGGGAGGTGTTCCCCACGCTGTTCGCGGGTGGCGCGGTGGTGCAGGGCACGCGCGAGGACCTGCTGCCCGGCCGGCGCATGGCGGAGTACCTGCGCAAGCAGCGCGTGACGCACCTGTGCCTGCCGCCGTCCGTATTGGGGCAGTTGGGGCCGCACGTGGACACGCTGCCGGACGTGGCGTGCGTGGTGATGGCGGGCGAGCGCTGCCCGGCGCCGCTGGCGGAGCGGTGGCATGCGTCCGGCCGCCGCGTCTTCAACGCCTACGGCCCCACGGAGGGGACCGTGTGCGCGACGGCGTACCGGGTGCAGGGCGGCGAGTCGCCCGTGCCCATCGGGCAGGCGCTGCCGGGCGTGCGCCTGCGCGTGGTGGGGCCGGAGGGCCAGGACGTGGCGGACGGTGTGACGGGTGAGGTGTGGATTGGCGGCGAGGGCGTGGCGGAGGGCTACCGCAACCAGCCCGAGCGCACGCGCGAGCGCTTCCCCACGGACGCGCGGGGAGACCGGTGGTACCGCACCGGCGACGAGGCCGTGCGCCGCGCGGATGGGGCGCTCACGTTCCTGGGCCGGATGGACCAACAGGTGAAGCTGCGCGGCTTCCGCATCGAGCTGGAGGCCATCGAGCAGGCGCTCTACGCATACCCCGGCGTCGCGCAGGCGGCGGTGACGGTCTTCGAGCACACGGACGCGCAGGGCCAGACGACGGGCCTGCTGGTGGCCTACCACAGCGTGCAGGAGGGCCACACGGTGTCGCTGGACGCGCTGCGCGGGCACCTGGGCGTCGTGCTGCCGGACTACATGGTGCCGCACCGCTTCGTGGCGCTGCCGCGCCTGCCGCTCATGCCCCACCTGGGCAAGGTGGACCGCCAGGCCCTGCCGCCCCCCGCGGACTGGGCGGGCGCCACCGCGTCCGCCCCCCGCGCCCAGGCGGCCTCCACGCCCGCCGCTCCCGCGACGCCCATCGAAAAGCTGTGCCGCGCCTTCGAGCGGGGCCTGCGCGCCGCGCCGGGCACCGTCACGGCCACCACGCACTTCTTCCAGGCGGGCGGTGACTCGCTGGGCGTGGCGCACGTGCTGGCGCAGGTGGAGGAGGACTTCGGCGTGTCGCTGCCGTCGCGCCGCGTGTATTCACACCCCACGCCGCTGCTGCTCCTGCCCTTCTGCGAGGCCGGCGCGGCTCCGGCGGAGGCGGGCCCCCAGGCCGTGCGCGCCACGCTGCTGACGGACGCCCGGTCCGTGGCGCTGCCCCGGCTGACGGGCCCCGCGCCCGCCGCGCAGCCGCCGCGCACGCTGCTGCTCACGGGGGCCACGGGCTTCCTGGGCGTCCACCTGCTGGCCGCGCTGGCGCCCCGCGTGGAGCGCATCCACTGCCTGGTGCGGGCCCGCGATGACGCGGAGGCCGGCGCCCGGCTTCGCGCCACCGCTCGCAAGTACGGCGTGCACCTGCCCTGGCGCGACGGGCGCATCCAGGCGGTGGCGGGCGACATCACCCGGACGCGGCTGGGGCTGGAGGCGTCCGTGCACGACGCGCTGGCGCTCCAGTGCGACGCGGTGGTGCACTCGGCCGCGAGCATCAGCTACATCCTTCCGTACGCGGACGCGGGGCGGCCCAACGTCGTCGGGACGCAGCAGGTGCTGGCCTTCAGCGCGCACGGCCGCGTGAAGCCGCTGCACCACGTGTCCTCGCTCAGCGTGCACGGCGCGGTGGGCACGCTCCTGGGCGTGGAGGAGGTGGACGAGGACTTCGCGCTGGAGCGCTCGCTGGACCTGATGGCCTACGAGAACGGCTACACGCGGGCCAAGTGGGTGGCGGAGCGCATCGCCCGGGACGCGCGCGACAGCGGCCTGCCCGTCAGCATCTACCGGCCGGGCTTCATCCAGGGCCACAGCCGCACGGGCATTGGCAACGCGGACGACATGCTGTGCCGGCTGCTGGTGGGCTGCGCGCAGCTGGGCCTGTCGCCGGACCTGCCGGACAAGTACTGGCTGCCGGTGCCGGTGGACTACGTGGCCAGCGCCACCGCGCACCTGGTGCTCACCCAGGCGCCGGGCGGCACGTACAACCTGGCGCCGGAGCGCGAGCAGGAGCCCTCCCACAACGCCCTCTTCGACATGCTGGGCGCGCACGGGCACCCGGTGCGCCGGGTGGCGCCGGCGGTGTGGCTGCGGGAGCTGGGACGGGTGGGGCCGGACAACGCCCTCTTCCCGCTGGTCGCGTTCCTGCGGGAGAAGGTCTATCACGGCACCCGCACGGTGCTGGAGCTGCACCACCGCACGCCGCGCCTGCGCACGGACCACACGCGCGCCGCGCTGGCGGGCACCGACCTCCAGTGCCTGGACTTCGACGCGGCGCTCCTGGGCCGCTACGTGAAGGACCTGTTCGCGCGCCACCGCTGCGCGGCCCTCGCCGCGTGA
- a CDS encoding NADPH:quinone oxidoreductase family protein yields MRALQLQRLTGPEGLAMVEVPEPEAGDGVLIDVVAAGVSFPDLLLTHGQYQMKPEVPFVPGVEVAGVVRAAPAGARVKAGDRVMGFSFTLGGFAEACVVAPELAFPIPAGWSFEQAAGVVMNYHTAHFALHRRGQLRAGETVLVHGAAGGVGTAAVQVAKGAGARVLAVAGDERKAEVAKRAGADAVFLLKDFQAGVREATDGRGVDVVVDPVGGDVFDKSLKALAPEGRLLVVGFASGQIPSVAVNRLLLRNVSVVGVAWGAFLMQAPEVTDTIAKDLEALAAKGVIQPLVGRVFPFEDGARALRELESRQAVGKVVLRVKAGGP; encoded by the coding sequence ATGCGCGCATTACAGCTTCAGCGTCTGACGGGGCCGGAGGGCCTGGCGATGGTGGAGGTGCCGGAGCCGGAGGCCGGAGACGGGGTGCTCATCGACGTGGTGGCGGCCGGGGTGAGCTTTCCGGATCTGCTGCTCACCCATGGCCAGTACCAGATGAAGCCGGAGGTGCCCTTCGTGCCGGGCGTGGAGGTGGCGGGCGTGGTGCGCGCCGCGCCCGCGGGGGCGCGGGTGAAGGCCGGCGACCGGGTGATGGGCTTCTCCTTCACGCTGGGCGGCTTCGCGGAGGCCTGCGTGGTGGCGCCCGAGCTGGCCTTCCCCATTCCCGCGGGGTGGAGCTTCGAGCAGGCGGCGGGCGTGGTGATGAACTACCACACGGCGCACTTCGCGCTGCACCGGCGCGGGCAGCTGCGCGCGGGGGAGACGGTGCTGGTGCACGGCGCGGCGGGAGGCGTGGGCACCGCGGCGGTGCAGGTGGCGAAGGGCGCCGGGGCGCGCGTGCTGGCGGTGGCGGGCGACGAGCGCAAGGCGGAGGTGGCGAAGCGCGCGGGCGCGGACGCCGTCTTCCTCCTGAAGGACTTCCAGGCCGGCGTGCGCGAGGCCACGGACGGCCGGGGCGTGGACGTGGTGGTGGACCCGGTGGGCGGCGACGTCTTCGACAAGAGCCTCAAGGCGCTGGCGCCGGAGGGGCGGCTCCTGGTGGTGGGCTTCGCCAGCGGCCAGATTCCGTCCGTGGCGGTGAACCGCCTGCTCTTGCGCAACGTCTCCGTGGTGGGCGTGGCGTGGGGCGCCTTCCTGATGCAGGCGCCGGAAGTGACGGACACCATCGCGAAGGATCTGGAGGCGCTCGCGGCGAAGGGCGTCATCCAGCCGCTGGTGGGCCGCGTCTTCCCCTTCGAGGACGGCGCCCGGGCGCTGCGCGAGCTGGAGTCGCGTCAGGCCGTGGGCAAGGTGGTCCTGAGGGTGAAGGCCGGCGGACCTTGA
- a CDS encoding vWA domain-containing protein: MGHEKPIEPFSDLHREGDHVRAVLLHDPTVEGLDMAIYMDASGSMREEYAYTTPQRSFLEWLRGAPMKESSNQVEPQVRWMLEYLATKDRNGLLRVAYWACGSNGRQVEPVGELKGTDVKQYRFPGAKQLGGYTYLEPALRDYVKYLEEQVKVGAKRGCAIIVTDGRLHDAEAVERYSEEIAKRIAAGRLPRINFVLVGVGDDIDEEQLEHIAHAEYPGVGHLWCHRIAKEITQVAELVAVLVDETMTVAAGGTIYDDKGKVLKTYEGRLPAVLEFDVPEEARSFTLEVNGQRYTQPLPDEEHHDEDEDHR, translated from the coding sequence ATGGGACACGAGAAGCCGATCGAGCCGTTTTCGGACCTGCACCGCGAAGGGGACCACGTGCGCGCGGTGCTGCTGCACGACCCCACGGTGGAGGGCCTGGACATGGCCATCTACATGGACGCTTCCGGCAGCATGCGGGAGGAGTACGCCTACACGACGCCGCAGCGCTCCTTCCTGGAGTGGCTGCGCGGCGCCCCCATGAAGGAGTCCTCCAACCAGGTGGAGCCGCAGGTGCGGTGGATGCTGGAGTACCTGGCCACCAAGGACCGCAACGGACTCCTGCGCGTGGCCTACTGGGCCTGTGGCAGCAACGGCCGCCAGGTGGAGCCCGTGGGCGAGCTCAAGGGCACCGACGTGAAGCAGTACCGGTTCCCCGGCGCGAAGCAGCTGGGCGGCTACACGTACCTGGAGCCCGCGCTGCGCGACTACGTGAAGTACCTGGAGGAGCAGGTGAAGGTGGGCGCGAAGCGGGGCTGCGCCATCATCGTCACCGATGGCCGTCTCCACGACGCCGAGGCGGTGGAGAGGTACTCCGAGGAGATCGCGAAGCGCATCGCCGCCGGCCGCCTGCCGCGCATCAACTTCGTGCTGGTGGGCGTGGGGGACGACATCGACGAGGAGCAGCTGGAGCACATCGCCCACGCGGAGTACCCGGGCGTGGGCCACCTGTGGTGCCACCGCATCGCGAAGGAGATCACCCAGGTCGCGGAGCTGGTCGCCGTGCTGGTGGACGAGACGATGACGGTCGCCGCCGGCGGCACCATCTACGACGACAAGGGCAAGGTGCTGAAGACGTACGAGGGCCGCCTGCCCGCGGTGCTGGAGTTCGACGTGCCGGAGGAGGCCCGGAGCTTCACGCTGGAGGTGAACGGTCAGCGCTACACCCAGCCGCTGCCGGACGAAGAGCACCACGATGAAGACGAGGACCACCGCTGA